The following coding sequences are from one Streptomyces angustmyceticus window:
- a CDS encoding GH25 family lysozyme, whose amino-acid sequence MLHGVDVSAYNTSYSAEGLDFVFVKATEGRSYINPHQSAQASKARKAGCVVGFYHFLWPGNIAAQAKYFVEKCASVQGDLLACDWERTGEGTYASNAQKDQFLKEVKRLRPTHRVVLYCNRDFWLHHDTTSYAADGLWIADYVSAGHPRIKAKWRFHQYTDQPLDKDVADFSTKAALQKWARPA is encoded by the coding sequence ATGCTGCATGGTGTCGATGTCAGCGCCTACAACACCTCGTACTCCGCCGAGGGGCTGGACTTCGTTTTCGTCAAGGCCACCGAAGGCCGCTCCTACATCAATCCGCACCAGTCCGCGCAGGCGTCAAAGGCCCGTAAAGCGGGCTGCGTGGTCGGCTTCTACCACTTCCTCTGGCCGGGGAACATCGCCGCCCAGGCGAAATACTTCGTCGAGAAATGCGCATCCGTGCAGGGTGATCTCCTCGCCTGCGACTGGGAGCGCACCGGCGAGGGGACCTACGCGAGCAATGCGCAAAAGGACCAGTTCCTGAAGGAGGTGAAGCGGCTGCGCCCCACCCACCGGGTGGTGCTCTACTGCAACCGCGATTTCTGGCTGCACCACGACACCACCTCCTACGCGGCCGACGGCCTGTGGATCGCCGACTACGTCTCCGCCGGGCATCCGCGGATCAAGGCGAAATGGCGCTTCCACCAGTACACCGACCAGCCGCTGGACAAGGACGTCGCGGACTTCTCGACCAAGGCCGCCCTCCAGAAGTGGGCGCGCCCGGCATAA
- a CDS encoding enoyl-CoA hydratase/isomerase family protein, with protein MTVNLEVADGVGTIRLDRPPMNALDIATQDRLRELAEEVTRRDDVRAVVVWGGEKVFAAGADIKEMQAMDHPAMVVRSKALQDSFTAVARIPKPVVAAITGYALGGGCELALCADFRIAGDNAKLGQPEILLGLIPGAGGTQRLARLVGPSKAKDLIFTGRHVKADEALALGLVDRVVPAAEVYEQAHAWAARLAAGPALALRAAKESVDGGLETDIDTGLTIERNWFAGLFATEDRETGMRSFVEEGPGKAKFL; from the coding sequence ATGACTGTGAATCTCGAGGTCGCCGACGGCGTCGGCACCATCCGCCTGGACCGTCCGCCGATGAACGCACTGGACATCGCCACCCAGGACCGGCTGCGCGAGCTGGCCGAGGAGGTCACCCGCCGCGACGACGTGCGCGCCGTCGTCGTCTGGGGCGGCGAGAAGGTGTTCGCGGCCGGCGCGGACATCAAGGAGATGCAGGCCATGGACCACCCGGCCATGGTCGTGCGCTCCAAGGCCCTGCAGGACTCGTTCACCGCCGTGGCCCGCATCCCCAAGCCGGTGGTCGCCGCGATCACCGGCTACGCGCTGGGCGGCGGCTGCGAGTTGGCGCTCTGCGCCGACTTCCGGATCGCCGGCGACAACGCCAAGCTCGGCCAGCCCGAGATCCTGCTGGGCCTGATCCCCGGAGCCGGCGGCACCCAGCGGCTGGCGCGGCTGGTGGGCCCCTCCAAGGCCAAGGACCTGATCTTCACCGGCCGTCATGTGAAGGCCGACGAGGCGCTCGCCCTCGGCCTGGTCGACCGGGTGGTGCCGGCCGCGGAGGTCTACGAGCAGGCGCACGCCTGGGCCGCACGGCTGGCCGCCGGCCCCGCCCTCGCGCTGCGGGCCGCCAAGGAGTCCGTTGACGGCGGCCTGGAGACCGACATCGACACCGGGCTGACGATCGAACGCAACTGGTTCGCCGGGCTGTTCGCGACCGAGGACCGGGAGACCGGCATGCGCAGCTTCGTGGAGGAAGGGCCCGGCAAGGCCAAGTTCCTCTGA
- a CDS encoding ATP-binding protein yields MAGLEGMEQPRPRSDPAAAGWGIPGPDDGTAPAPGAPLFAALDLVGDPALGEVRLPSRPQSAGIARRLTAAVLLNQWSLTPQLAEHAVLLVSELVGNAVRHTGARTFGLRMLRRRGWIRVEVRDPSRGLPCLMPVQAMDTSGRGLFLVDKLSDRWGVDLLPRGKTTWFEMRIADR; encoded by the coding sequence ATGGCGGGCCTCGAAGGAATGGAGCAGCCGCGGCCGCGGAGCGATCCGGCCGCCGCGGGATGGGGCATCCCCGGTCCGGACGACGGCACCGCACCGGCACCCGGCGCACCGCTCTTCGCGGCACTCGACCTGGTCGGCGACCCGGCCCTCGGCGAGGTCCGGCTGCCCTCGCGCCCCCAGTCCGCCGGCATCGCCCGCCGCCTGACCGCCGCCGTGCTCCTCAATCAGTGGTCCCTCACGCCCCAGCTCGCCGAGCACGCCGTACTGCTGGTCTCCGAACTCGTCGGCAACGCCGTACGTCACACCGGCGCCCGCACCTTCGGGCTGCGGATGCTCCGCCGCCGCGGCTGGATCCGCGTCGAGGTGCGCGACCCGTCCCGCGGCCTGCCCTGCCTCATGCCGGTCCAGGCGATGGACACCAGCGGCCGCGGCCTCTTCCTCGTCGACAAGCTCTCCGACCGCTGGGGCGTGGACCTGCTGCCCCGCGGCAAGACCACCTGGTTCGAGATGCGGATCGCCGACCGCTGA
- the nadE gene encoding ammonia-dependent NAD(+) synthetase: MTDPASKALQQEIARDLQVTASFDAEQEIERRVAFLTERLTSTGLRSLVLGISGGVDSTTTGRLCQLAVERARAAGHEATFYAMRLPYGVQADEKDAQRALEFIRADRELTVDIRPASDAALQAAVDGGLVFRDAHHQDFVQGNIKARQRMIAQYAVAGAHDGLVVGTDHAAEAVSGFFTKFGDGAADVVPLTGLTKRRVRAVSAALGAPAELVQKVPTADLETLDPGKPDEDALGVSYDQIDDFLEGEPVDAAAAEAIVRRYRLTEHKRALPIAP; the protein is encoded by the coding sequence GTGACCGACCCGGCGTCCAAGGCCCTGCAGCAGGAGATCGCCCGGGATCTCCAGGTGACCGCGTCCTTCGACGCCGAGCAGGAGATCGAGCGCCGGGTGGCCTTCCTCACGGAGCGCCTGACCTCCACGGGCCTGCGCTCGCTGGTCCTGGGGATCAGCGGCGGCGTCGACTCCACGACCACCGGCCGGCTCTGCCAGCTCGCCGTGGAGCGGGCCCGCGCCGCCGGGCACGAGGCGACGTTCTACGCGATGCGGCTGCCGTACGGCGTCCAGGCGGACGAGAAGGACGCCCAGCGGGCGCTGGAGTTCATCCGCGCCGACCGCGAGCTGACCGTCGACATCCGCCCGGCCAGCGATGCCGCGCTGCAGGCCGCGGTGGACGGCGGGCTCGTCTTCCGCGACGCCCACCACCAGGACTTCGTCCAGGGCAACATCAAGGCGCGCCAGCGCATGATCGCGCAGTACGCGGTCGCGGGCGCCCATGACGGCCTGGTCGTGGGCACCGACCACGCGGCCGAGGCGGTCTCCGGCTTCTTCACCAAGTTCGGTGACGGCGCGGCCGACGTGGTGCCGCTCACCGGCCTGACCAAGCGCCGGGTGCGCGCGGTGTCGGCGGCGCTGGGCGCCCCCGCCGAGCTGGTGCAGAAGGTGCCGACGGCCGACCTGGAGACCCTCGACCCCGGCAAGCCGGACGAGGACGCGCTCGGTGTGAGCTACGACCAGATCGACGACTTCCTGGAGGGCGAGCCGGTCGACGCCGCAGCCGCCGAGGCCATCGTCCGCCGCTACCGCCTCACCGAGCACAAGCGGGCGCTGCCGATCGCTCCCTGA
- the dgt gene encoding dGTP triphosphohydrolase, translated as MRPATYSDEDLEQHSLRRRVPDDGQRSGFEHDVDRILYSTQWRALAGKSQVVASAELGAYHTRLTHSMKVAQLGRRMAERLERRYGGPNPALVEAACMAHDIGHPPFGHAGELALRATMDELHFTDGVLDSFEGNAQTLRVLTFLAAHKYPGHRGLHLTRACLDAATKYPWERAPVDQDPARHVKWGVYVADREAFAWVRAGRTDTAVPVEEQVMDWADDVTYACHDVEDFYRTGLIPLAALFPPDGAAGADTERETRRFLDYVEAKRAREGAAFDRAAALVMMADIGKRLAVPAPYSGSHEDAVAVNRRTADLISYFTRGIELEVGGTAAIRYGARLVIPQERRDACDLLKELVWCYVIDRPALATQQHGKRRVVSELLRWSYDAPELLPPDRAEELALHGDRLRAAADHVASLTEDQALALHRRLSGTGLGSVNDNVWL; from the coding sequence ATGCGACCTGCCACATACAGCGACGAGGACCTCGAACAGCACTCCCTCCGGCGGCGGGTGCCCGACGACGGGCAGCGGTCCGGCTTCGAGCACGACGTCGACCGGATCCTGTACTCGACCCAGTGGCGGGCGCTGGCCGGCAAGAGCCAGGTGGTGGCGAGCGCCGAGCTGGGCGCGTACCACACCCGGCTGACCCACTCGATGAAGGTCGCGCAGCTCGGGCGGCGGATGGCGGAGCGGCTGGAGCGCCGGTACGGCGGGCCGAACCCGGCGCTCGTCGAGGCGGCGTGCATGGCCCACGACATCGGCCATCCGCCCTTCGGGCACGCGGGCGAGCTGGCGCTGCGCGCCACGATGGACGAGCTGCACTTCACCGACGGTGTGCTGGACAGCTTCGAGGGCAACGCGCAGACCCTGCGGGTGCTGACCTTCCTCGCCGCCCACAAGTACCCGGGCCACCGCGGGCTGCATCTGACCCGCGCCTGTCTGGACGCCGCCACCAAGTACCCGTGGGAGCGGGCGCCCGTCGACCAGGACCCGGCGCGGCATGTGAAGTGGGGGGTGTACGTCGCCGACCGGGAGGCGTTCGCCTGGGTGCGGGCGGGCCGTACGGACACCGCCGTGCCGGTCGAGGAGCAGGTCATGGACTGGGCGGACGATGTCACCTACGCCTGCCACGACGTGGAGGACTTCTACCGTACGGGCCTGATTCCGCTGGCCGCGCTGTTCCCGCCGGACGGTGCCGCGGGCGCCGACACCGAGCGGGAGACCCGCCGCTTCCTGGACTACGTCGAGGCGAAGCGGGCCCGGGAGGGCGCGGCCTTCGACCGTGCGGCGGCGCTGGTGATGATGGCGGACATCGGCAAGCGGCTGGCGGTGCCCGCCCCGTACAGCGGCAGCCATGAGGACGCGGTCGCGGTCAACCGCCGCACCGCCGATCTGATCTCGTACTTCACCCGCGGGATCGAGCTGGAGGTGGGCGGCACCGCGGCCATCCGCTACGGGGCGCGCCTGGTGATCCCCCAGGAGCGGCGGGACGCCTGCGATCTGCTCAAGGAGCTGGTGTGGTGCTACGTCATCGACCGCCCCGCGCTCGCCACCCAGCAGCACGGCAAGCGGCGGGTGGTCAGCGAGCTGCTGCGCTGGTCCTATGACGCGCCCGAGCTGCTGCCTCCGGACCGCGCCGAGGAGCTGGCGCTGCACGGTGACCGGCTGCGCGCCGCCGCCGACCATGTCGCCTCGCTGACCGAGGACCAGGCGCTGGCCCTGCACCGCCGGCTGTCCGGCACCGGCCTGGGCTCGGTCAACGACAACGTGTGGCTGTGA
- a CDS encoding sensor histidine kinase has product MAAPRDRSGTGPRTRPGRRLRARLRARAGSWRRGGSAAWLRTRKPASLRTAVAMAFATGTAAVTVLVGFLSYDAAARLVRVDEKSVFSQVVRDLRTQVQEKPFQPADYTTVDPDHDGPRDDLTRPTRTDVQILGAGGRIVEPGRPALPAGDGERRIADDARAGRYAEREAEIGDEEYHVATVALGGGRGAVQVAQKFSETEDLLSALQQRTALLAAAVIALSGAGGWWLARRITGRLVRLTSVAENVAEHGRLDVPVPVAGRDEVARLGRAFDDMLGRLASAVQDQQRLVQDAGHELRTPLTSLRTNISLLKRFDELPPDAREELLADLAGEARELSDLVNELVDLAAGQRDDDPLSDVNLAEVAEKATASARRRTGREITVRTVSPAVVEGRPAALHRAVTNLLENAAKFDAGGTEPIEVVVTGARIEVLDRGPGIADADLTRVFDRFYRAAAARGLPGSGLGLAIVREIATAHGGHAFAARRPGGGATLGFTVGTNA; this is encoded by the coding sequence ATGGCCGCACCCCGCGACCGGTCCGGGACCGGGCCCCGCACCCGGCCCGGCCGCCGGCTGCGGGCCCGGCTGCGGGCCCGGGCGGGCTCCTGGCGCCGCGGCGGCTCGGCCGCCTGGCTGCGCACGCGGAAGCCCGCCAGCCTGCGCACCGCCGTCGCGATGGCGTTCGCCACGGGGACGGCCGCGGTGACCGTCCTGGTCGGGTTCCTCAGCTACGACGCCGCGGCCCGCCTGGTACGGGTCGACGAGAAGTCGGTGTTCTCGCAGGTCGTACGGGATCTGCGCACACAGGTCCAGGAAAAGCCGTTCCAGCCCGCCGACTACACCACCGTCGACCCGGACCACGACGGCCCGCGCGACGACCTCACCCGCCCCACCCGTACCGATGTGCAGATCCTGGGTGCCGGCGGCCGGATCGTGGAACCGGGACGCCCGGCCCTCCCGGCCGGTGACGGGGAACGCCGGATCGCCGACGACGCGCGCGCCGGACGGTACGCCGAGCGGGAGGCGGAGATCGGCGACGAGGAGTACCACGTGGCGACCGTGGCGCTCGGCGGCGGCCGGGGCGCCGTACAGGTCGCGCAGAAGTTCAGCGAGACCGAGGACCTGCTCTCCGCGCTCCAGCAGCGCACCGCCCTGCTGGCCGCCGCGGTCATCGCGCTGTCCGGCGCCGGCGGCTGGTGGCTGGCGCGCCGGATCACCGGCCGGCTGGTGCGGCTGACCTCGGTCGCCGAGAACGTGGCGGAGCACGGACGGCTGGACGTCCCGGTCCCGGTGGCGGGACGCGACGAGGTCGCCCGCCTAGGACGGGCCTTCGACGACATGCTCGGCCGGCTCGCCAGCGCCGTCCAGGACCAGCAGCGCCTCGTCCAGGACGCCGGCCACGAACTGCGCACCCCGCTGACCTCGCTCCGTACGAACATCTCGCTGCTGAAACGGTTCGACGAGCTGCCGCCGGACGCCCGCGAGGAGCTGCTGGCCGACCTGGCGGGCGAGGCCAGGGAACTCAGCGACCTGGTCAACGAACTGGTCGACCTGGCGGCCGGACAGCGCGACGACGACCCGCTCTCGGACGTGAACCTCGCCGAGGTCGCGGAGAAGGCGACCGCCTCGGCCCGCCGCCGCACCGGCCGGGAGATCACCGTACGGACCGTGAGCCCGGCGGTGGTCGAGGGCCGCCCCGCCGCCCTGCACCGCGCGGTCACCAACCTCCTGGAGAACGCCGCCAAATTCGACGCCGGCGGCACCGAGCCGATCGAGGTCGTCGTCACCGGCGCCCGCATCGAGGTCCTGGACCGTGGCCCCGGCATCGCCGACGCCGACCTCACCCGCGTCTTCGACCGCTTCT
- a CDS encoding DsbA family protein — MPVSASPTRKLAAIGAVIALVVAVIAIGVAVGTSVEGDRGTGRTGAPEAAASAGPEEDPAQQKVFDDLAKQTNRRQDGDPLAVGKKDAPVVLVEYADYQCSFCGRFTRETQPALIKKFVDKGTLRIEFRNFTVFGADSERAARASWAAGQQGKFWQLHDELYAKTRKGKALAEDKLVELARAGGVPDIDKFRSDMKSADAERALKKDQAEGYQLGVQSTPSFLINGRPVAGAQPAEVFAQGIEDAAARAAKHGPAAKGAGE; from the coding sequence ATGCCCGTTTCCGCCTCTCCCACCCGCAAACTGGCCGCCATCGGCGCGGTCATCGCCCTCGTCGTGGCCGTCATCGCCATCGGGGTCGCCGTCGGCACGTCCGTCGAGGGCGACCGCGGCACCGGCCGCACCGGCGCCCCGGAGGCCGCCGCCTCCGCCGGGCCCGAGGAAGACCCCGCACAGCAGAAGGTCTTCGACGACCTCGCCAAGCAGACCAACCGGCGCCAGGACGGCGACCCGCTGGCCGTCGGCAAGAAGGACGCCCCGGTGGTCCTGGTCGAGTACGCCGACTACCAGTGCTCGTTCTGCGGCCGCTTCACCCGCGAGACCCAGCCCGCACTGATCAAGAAGTTCGTCGACAAGGGCACCCTGCGCATCGAGTTCCGCAACTTCACCGTCTTCGGCGCCGACTCCGAGCGGGCCGCCCGCGCCTCCTGGGCCGCGGGACAGCAGGGCAAGTTCTGGCAGCTCCACGACGAGCTGTACGCCAAGACCCGCAAGGGCAAGGCGCTGGCCGAGGACAAGCTCGTCGAGCTGGCCCGCGCCGGCGGGGTGCCCGACATCGACAAGTTCCGCAGCGACATGAAAAGCGCGGACGCCGAGCGCGCCCTGAAGAAGGACCAGGCCGAGGGCTACCAGCTCGGCGTGCAGTCCACGCCGTCCTTCCTCATCAACGGCCGCCCGGTCGCCGGCGCCCAGCCCGCCGAGGTCTTCGCGCAGGGCATCGAGGACGCCGCGGCACGGGCGGCCAAGCACGGACCCGCGGCCAAGGGGGCCGGGGAATGA
- a CDS encoding cytochrome c biogenesis CcdA family protein, with protein sequence MNDIGYLAAFLGGALALLSPCSALLLPAFFAYSLSTPGRLVARTGVFYLGLATTLVPLGAASTAASRLFNGHRDLLIAVGGWVVIAMGLAQILGLGFASRRAQAAAARITPRSAVSTFLLGCVYGLAGFCAGPILGAVLTVTAVSGSPVYGASMLAVYALGMALPLFVLALLWDRCKLGSRGWLRGRAFRLGKLRLHTTSVLSGLFFIGIGVLFLRFNGTSALPGILDADDEFRAEEWAARVGNAVPDYALIAVAALLVAAVLGRIALRPEKKAEGGGDPLPEGAERSSDGAGRSRGGAD encoded by the coding sequence ATGAACGACATCGGCTACCTCGCGGCGTTCCTCGGCGGTGCGCTGGCACTGCTCAGCCCGTGCAGCGCGCTGCTGCTGCCGGCGTTCTTCGCCTACTCCCTCTCCACGCCCGGCCGGCTGGTGGCCCGCACCGGGGTGTTCTATCTGGGGCTCGCCACCACCCTCGTCCCGCTCGGCGCGGCCAGTACGGCGGCCAGCCGGCTGTTCAACGGCCACCGCGACCTGCTGATCGCCGTCGGCGGCTGGGTCGTCATCGCGATGGGCCTCGCCCAGATCCTCGGCCTGGGCTTCGCCTCCCGGCGCGCCCAGGCCGCCGCCGCGCGGATCACCCCGCGGTCGGCCGTCTCCACCTTCCTGCTCGGCTGCGTCTACGGGCTCGCCGGCTTCTGCGCGGGGCCGATTCTCGGCGCGGTGCTGACGGTGACGGCGGTCAGCGGCTCACCGGTGTACGGCGCCTCGATGCTCGCCGTCTACGCGCTGGGCATGGCGCTGCCGCTGTTCGTGCTGGCCCTGCTGTGGGACCGCTGCAAGCTCGGCAGCCGCGGCTGGCTGCGCGGCCGTGCGTTCCGCCTCGGCAAGCTGCGGCTGCACACCACCTCGGTGCTGTCCGGGCTGTTCTTCATCGGCATCGGCGTACTGTTCCTGCGCTTCAACGGGACCAGCGCGCTGCCCGGAATCCTCGACGCGGACGACGAGTTCCGGGCCGAGGAATGGGCGGCGCGCGTCGGCAACGCCGTACCGGACTACGCGCTGATCGCGGTCGCCGCCCTGCTCGTCGCCGCGGTGCTCGGGCGCATCGCGCTCCGCCCGGAGAAGAAGGCCGAGGGCGGTGGCGATCCGCTGCCGGAGGGGGCGGAGCGGTCGTCGGACGGGGCCGGGCGGTCGCGGGGCGGGGCCGACTAG
- a CDS encoding glycosyltransferase family 4 protein yields MKITLLLHNAYAIGGTVRTTFNLAAALAGRHDVEIVSMQRHREVPRFTLDPRVRLVPLVDTRVGSEDMADPLFGEPAQDFPLAEKRHHQYSRLIDVRAAEYLRGSDADVLIGTRPGINVYLARFGPRRALRIAQEHLRHDAHSKRLRAELARHYRTLDALVTTTEADAAVYRARMPLPGVRVLAVPNIVPAPAGPPSEGTAKVIAAAGRLVRGKRFDLLIEAFSAVAAKHPDWRLRIHGGGAERARLQELIDGLGLGDRAELTGPRSPIEAEFAKASIVASASDAESFGMTLVEAMRCGVPVVSTDCPLGPAEIIHDGTDGLLVPRGDGQALTGALLRLIEDPQGRHTMARAALESSHRYDPEPIAGRYEDLFGELRSTRGSRALRRTLGRVRPRARRLVRRITRR; encoded by the coding sequence ATGAAGATCACCCTCCTGCTGCACAACGCCTACGCCATCGGCGGCACCGTCCGCACCACCTTCAACCTCGCGGCCGCGCTCGCCGGCCGGCACGACGTCGAGATCGTCTCGATGCAGCGGCACCGCGAGGTCCCGCGCTTCACCCTGGACCCCCGGGTGCGGCTGGTGCCGCTGGTGGACACCCGCGTCGGCAGCGAGGACATGGCCGATCCGCTGTTCGGCGAGCCCGCGCAGGACTTCCCGCTCGCCGAGAAGCGGCACCACCAGTACAGCCGGCTGATCGACGTACGGGCCGCGGAGTACCTGCGCGGCAGCGACGCCGACGTGCTGATCGGCACCCGGCCCGGCATCAATGTCTACCTGGCCCGCTTCGGCCCCCGCCGGGCGCTGCGGATCGCCCAGGAACACCTCCGCCACGACGCCCACAGCAAGCGGCTCCGGGCCGAACTCGCCCGGCACTACCGGACGCTGGACGCCCTGGTCACCACGACCGAGGCGGACGCGGCCGTCTACCGCGCGCGGATGCCGCTGCCCGGCGTGCGGGTCCTGGCCGTGCCCAACATCGTGCCCGCGCCGGCCGGGCCGCCGTCCGAGGGCACCGCGAAGGTGATCGCCGCGGCCGGCCGGCTGGTCCGCGGCAAGCGCTTCGACCTGCTGATCGAGGCGTTCTCCGCGGTCGCCGCCAAGCACCCCGACTGGCGGCTGCGAATACACGGCGGCGGCGCCGAGCGCGCCCGGCTCCAGGAGCTGATCGACGGGCTCGGTCTGGGCGACCGGGCGGAGCTGACCGGGCCGCGCTCCCCGATCGAGGCGGAGTTCGCCAAGGCGTCGATCGTCGCCTCGGCCTCGGACGCCGAGTCCTTCGGCATGACCCTCGTCGAGGCGATGCGCTGCGGCGTGCCCGTCGTCAGCACCGACTGCCCGCTGGGCCCGGCCGAGATCATCCACGACGGTACGGACGGGCTGCTGGTGCCGCGCGGCGACGGCCAGGCCCTGACCGGCGCCCTCCTGCGGCTCATCGAGGACCCGCAGGGCCGCCACACGATGGCCCGGGCCGCGCTGGAGAGCTCGCACCGCTACGACCCGGAGCCGATCGCCGGGCGCTACGAGGACCTCTTCGGGGAACTCCGGTCGACGCGCGGCAGCCGCGCCCTGCGGCGCACCCTCGGCCGCGTCCGGCCCCGCGCCCGGCGGCTGGTGCGGCGGATCACACGGCGCTGA
- a CDS encoding L,D-transpeptidase, which translates to MNVQPNSGVPARRRRWPHRSGGPPALLLGAMLLLVTACGGDGDDDKPAGKAGGDKDASRAAVTIAPKDGAHDVATSGALKVTAHQGRLKSVKVKDGKGNEVDGKIAGGGALWRPSGHLGASTDYTVDAIAVDGKGREAAEHSRFTTLVPKNTFIGRYTPENGQRVGVGMPVSIRFTRGITDPGAVEDAIKVTAKPSVPIEGHWFGNDRLDFRPETYWAAGTKVTLKLDLDGVEGRPGVYGTQAKEVSFTVGRSQVSTVDAESKKMTVVRDGKKIKTIPITSGAPGTETYNGKMVISEKHLVTRMNGDTVGFGGEYDIKDVPHAMRLSTSGTFIHGNYWAGRATFGTRNASHGCVGLFDQRGGGDGSTPAAWFFRNSVIGDVVVVKNSHDETIQPDNGFSDWNLSWEKWKAGR; encoded by the coding sequence GTGAACGTCCAGCCGAATTCGGGGGTGCCGGCGCGCCGGCGTCGGTGGCCGCACCGGAGCGGGGGCCCGCCGGCCCTGCTGCTCGGCGCGATGCTGCTGCTGGTGACCGCGTGCGGCGGTGACGGCGACGACGACAAGCCGGCCGGTAAGGCGGGCGGGGACAAGGACGCCTCGCGGGCGGCGGTGACGATAGCGCCCAAGGACGGCGCGCACGACGTCGCCACCAGCGGCGCGCTGAAGGTGACCGCCCACCAGGGCCGGCTGAAGTCCGTGAAGGTCAAGGACGGCAAGGGCAACGAGGTCGACGGGAAGATAGCGGGCGGCGGCGCCCTGTGGCGGCCGAGCGGCCATCTGGGCGCCTCGACGGACTACACCGTCGACGCCATAGCGGTGGACGGCAAGGGCCGCGAGGCCGCCGAGCACTCCCGCTTCACCACCCTCGTCCCGAAGAACACCTTCATCGGCCGGTACACCCCGGAGAACGGCCAGCGGGTCGGCGTCGGAATGCCGGTCTCCATCCGTTTCACCCGCGGCATCACCGACCCCGGGGCCGTCGAGGACGCCATCAAGGTCACTGCGAAGCCGTCGGTCCCGATCGAGGGCCACTGGTTCGGCAACGACCGGCTCGACTTCCGCCCCGAGACGTACTGGGCAGCCGGCACCAAGGTCACCCTCAAGCTCGACCTCGACGGCGTCGAGGGCCGGCCCGGTGTCTACGGCACCCAGGCCAAGGAGGTCTCCTTCACCGTCGGCCGCAGCCAGGTCAGCACGGTCGACGCCGAGTCGAAGAAGATGACCGTGGTCCGCGACGGCAAGAAGATCAAGACCATCCCGATCACCTCCGGCGCGCCGGGCACCGAGACGTACAACGGCAAGATGGTGATCAGCGAGAAGCACCTGGTGACGCGGATGAACGGCGACACCGTCGGCTTCGGCGGGGAGTACGACATCAAGGACGTCCCGCACGCGATGCGGCTGAGCACGTCCGGCACGTTCATCCACGGCAACTACTGGGCGGGCCGGGCGACCTTCGGCACCCGCAACGCCAGCCACGGCTGTGTGGGCCTCTTCGACCAGCGCGGCGGCGGGGACGGCTCCACCCCGGCGGCCTGGTTCTTCCGCAACTCCGTCATCGGCGATGTGGTCGTCGTCAAGAACTCCCACGACGAGACGATCCAGCCGGACAACGGCTTCAGCGACTGGAACCTCTCCTGGGAGAAGTGGAAGGCCGGCCGGTAG
- a CDS encoding response regulator transcription factor — MTHSVLLAEDDRPIRTALERALTLEGYEVTAVADGIQALAAAHRERPDVILLDVMMPGIDGLQVCQVLRAEQDRTPILMLTARVETADRIAGLDAGADDYVVKPFEVEEVFARLRALLRRTTAGAPADEGGAGAAPAVTDEGEGAGEAYDARVADSGVVEAADLRIDGPSRRAWRGERELELTRTEFELLELLVRNAGIVLDHSTIYDRIWGYDFGPGSKNLAVYVGYLRRKVDVPGSRPLIHTVRGVGYVLRED; from the coding sequence GTGACCCATTCCGTACTGCTCGCCGAGGACGACCGTCCCATCCGCACCGCGCTGGAACGTGCCCTGACCCTGGAGGGGTACGAGGTCACCGCCGTCGCCGACGGCATCCAGGCGCTCGCCGCCGCCCACCGCGAGCGGCCCGACGTGATCCTGCTGGACGTGATGATGCCGGGGATCGACGGGCTGCAGGTGTGCCAGGTGCTGCGGGCCGAGCAGGACCGCACCCCGATCCTGATGCTCACCGCGCGGGTCGAGACCGCGGACCGGATCGCCGGTCTGGACGCCGGCGCCGACGACTACGTGGTCAAGCCGTTCGAGGTCGAGGAGGTCTTCGCCCGGCTGCGGGCGCTGCTGCGGCGGACGACGGCGGGCGCGCCGGCGGACGAGGGCGGCGCGGGCGCCGCTCCGGCCGTGACGGACGAGGGCGAGGGGGCCGGGGAGGCGTACGACGCGCGGGTGGCGGACAGCGGCGTCGTCGAGGCCGCGGACCTGCGGATCGACGGGCCCTCGCGCCGCGCCTGGCGCGGCGAGCGCGAGCTGGAGCTGACCCGCACCGAGTTCGAGCTGCTGGAACTGCTGGTCCGCAACGCCGGGATCGTCCTGGACCATTCGACGATCTACGACCGGATCTGGGGCTACGACTTCGGTCCCGGCTCGAAGAACCTCGCGGTGTACGTGGGCTATCTGCGGCGCAAGGTCGACGTCCCGGGCAGCCGGCCGCTGATCCACACGGTGCGGGGCGTCGGTTACGTGCTGCGGGAGGACTGA